In Anaerococcus prevotii DSM 20548, the genomic window AACAGTGAAAAGCAAATTGAATATTTAGAAGATATCGCCCATCAAATCAAAACTCCTATCACATCTATGCTTTTTTCCATAGAAAATTTGGAGATGGACTTTCCAGATAATGAAGATATAGAGATTTTAAAAAGGCAAACTATCAGATTAAATTCTCTATCAGATATTTTACTTAAACTATCAAGTCTTGATGCAAACAAAGATCTTATGAAAAATGAGGAAATTCGTTTGGATGAATTAGTAGAATATGCCTTGGATAGTTTGAATTTAAGGAAATCCATGAAGGTAGAAAAGAAGAAGGACTTAAAAGAAAATATCATAAATGGAGATTTTTATTGGTTGGCAGAAGCTCTTATAAATATTCTTAAAAATGCAGATAATAGAAAATGTTGTGATAAAATCATAATTTCATCTGAAAAAAATCCCTTATACACAAGTCTAATCATTGAAGACAATGGCGGAGGAATTGAAAAAGAAAATATTAAAAAAATCTTTAAGCGCTTTTATAAAACCCCCGACTCAAATGGTTTTGGAATTGGACTTGCCATGACAAAGACAATTGTAGAAAAAAACAATGGGGACATATACGTTTCAAATACAGATGATGGAGCAAGATTTGAAATAAAATTTTATAATGTCACCTAAAAATCACTTTACTTTTATATACTTACCTTAAATTAAGGAGGCAAGTATGGAAATTTTAAAAGTAGAAAAT contains:
- a CDS encoding sensor histidine kinase codes for the protein MVYVFWIISLGLLYYLLESRKKNRINELIGLIENMKNQNYKIPMKQDDFSILEDKIYKLFIEIVEAKETTTKNSEKQIEYLEDIAHQIKTPITSMLFSIENLEMDFPDNEDIEILKRQTIRLNSLSDILLKLSSLDANKDLMKNEEIRLDELVEYALDSLNLRKSMKVEKKKDLKENIINGDFYWLAEALINILKNADNRKCCDKIIISSEKNPLYTSLIIEDNGGGIEKENIKKIFKRFYKTPDSNGFGIGLAMTKTIVEKNNGDIYVSNTDDGARFEIKFYNVT